One genomic window of Ciona intestinalis chromosome 7, KH, whole genome shotgun sequence includes the following:
- the LOC113474347 gene encoding nuclear pore complex protein Nup205-like, with translation MELNNWSPFKDLFTASQDFALRNSQASTHLLRSLLRKHKPELLSLLKNSPQNATHREKLKNSHSVGLVINENESPKVFEQTFIDEAIIISDMFKLNELAAVDLLLTGEQQTPNYPNYSRGLVAVLLYWDGRRNLASSLRTLVQCRRGATWTLDISPEGTSMVTSFSDELLSNGMTQQILKLLREIKVEAEMEKLASQRGLGDSKHRKQVRDLITEVRQCLAETLFYFAGQSRLPLNDITAMIHYLETDGEVESDGKLSLPTLAVLFAVLYAISLPYDLNTIQDESTVEELLQHPLITDASYLSGIHKVLAKESNHPSSWKVSGVRSCLQLAWSVTLRLLAQIPSSLLSGITPPSGEILEQDELVVEMALADRVFLFIKENIVLCPSFHSEEFYLRRIHGIITDLIVNMTLKVKEMRNHGDEVARILMLHLAQGEEPPPSLRKDFHQLLELITALYEDDPLSLELCSEYWCTADTSMMDAGSYIISPHRFHHGPPQRQTALFKFVRQSGDLLPPLLYVPYLHMLSALASGTQSARACYEMLHYNGANFSGGSDVNSMSLDHFFSSCHRYYEHLHQDKPLHDITNPFMMSQSQFGSQSGHPPRNRSITPKEVEGLRAVMKLLTQIIKYDNIACINIYENQQWLACGVLYGLLQCPVPVTLKGDVLGVLTQLSRIPEIASGILQITESAQILVTTGDCSPGSSGVSLELEQIESREEEYPMTRSFVNLLTAMAHSGANLSVIGEGVRAPGFDPYLTFTVESVFLKFSTRAYGRKEEKWEVASSCLKLFNKLITTYQPHPDHFNVNKTGLPADVMLDRTQLMHDAGPFSKIRPPAFHLLLYVYNQGNFFKTVSQF, from the exons ATGGAGTTAAATAACTGGAGTCCATTCAAGGACTTGTTTACAGCAAGTCAGGACTTTGCTTTGCGTAACTCACAAGCTTCAACCCATCTGCTAAGATCCTTACTAAGAAAGCATAAACCTGAGCTGCTATCCTTGCTGAAAAACTCG CCTCAAAATGCCACCCATCGAGAAAAGCTAAAAAACAGCCACTCAGTGGGGCTAGTGATCAACGAGAATGAATCTCCCAAAGTTTTTGAGCAAACCTTTATCGACGAAGCAATAATTATCAGTgatatgtttaaactaaatgaaTTGGCTGCTGTGGATTTGTTATTAACAG GAGAGCAACAAACGCCAAACTATCCTAATTATTCCCGTGGTCTAGTTGCTGTTCTCTTGTACTGGGATGGCCGTCGTAACCTTGCAAGCTCACTTCGGACATTAGTTCAGTGTCGTCGTGGTGCAACATGGACCTTGGATATCTC CCCTGAAGGCACATCTATGGTAACTTCATTTTCTGACGAGTTGCTAAGCAACGGTATGACTCAGCAAATTTTGAAACTACTCCGTGAAATAAAAGTGGAAGCTGAGATGGAAAAGTTGGCGAGTCAACGTGGTTTGGGTGATTCAAAACATAGAAAGCAG GTGCGCGATTTGATCACTGAAGTTCGGCAATGCTTAGCTGAAACCCTCTTCTACTTTGCTGGCCAATCAAGGTTGCCACTCAATGATATAACTGCGATGATACATTACCTTGAAACAGATGGGGAGGTAGAATCAGATGGGAAGCTCTCTCTCCCCACTCTTGCTGTGCTGTTTGCTGTTCTTTATGCTATTTCACTCCCCTATGATTTGAATACAATCCAAGATGAAAGCA CTGTTGAGGAACTTCTTCAACATCCACTGATAACCGATGCATCATATTTATCCGGTATTCACAAAGTGCTGGCCAAAGAAAg CAATCACCCAAGTTCTTGGAAAGTATCGGGTGTTCGGTCATGCTTGCAGTTAGCATGGTCGGTCACGCTTCGATTGCTCGCTCAAATTCCCTCCTCGCTGCTCAGTGGCATTACCCCACCAAGTGGTGAAATACTTGAGCAAGACGAACTGGTCGTGGAGATGGCTCTCGCTGATCGTGTGTTCTTGTTTATAAag GAAAACATTGTGTTATGCCCGAGTTTCCACTCAGAAGAATTTTATCTTCGTAGAATCCATGGCATCATAACTGATCTTATTGTTAATATGACACTTAAG GTAAAGGAGATGCGTAACCATGGTGACGAGGTGGCGAGGATACTCATGCTCCACCTGGCACAAGGTGAAGAACCTCCACCTTCGTTAAGGAAAGATTTCCACCAG TTGTTGGAACTGATCACTGCGTTGTATGAAGATGATCCTTTATCACTTGAATTATGCTCCGAGTACTGGTGCACAGCAGACACATCTATGATGGATGCGGGCTCCTACATCATCTCCCCTCATCGATTTCATCATGGTCCTCCTCAGAGACAA ACTGCTTTGTTTAAGTTCGTCCGCCAGTCAGGAGATCTCTTGCCCCCCTTACTATATGTTCCATACCTTCATATGTTATCTGCATTGGCCAGTGGAACACAAAGTGCCCGTGCATGTTATGAGATGCTACATTACAATGGTGCAAACTTCA GTGGTGGTAGTGATGTAAATTCAATGTCACTTGATCACTTCTTCTCATCTTGTCATCGATATTATGAACATCTACATCAGGATAAACCACtccatgacatcacaaacccatttatgatgtcacagtctCAATTTGGATCTCag AGTGGGCACCCTCCTCGAAACAGAAGCATCACACCCAAAGAAGTGGAAGGATTGAGAGCTGTCATGAAGTTGCTTACACAGATCATTAAATAC GACAACATTGCATGCATCAACATATATGAGAACCAACAGTGGTTAGCATGCGGGGTGTTGTATGGGTTGCTACAATGCCCAGTGCCTGTCACACTGAAGGGCGATGTACTGGGAGTCCTCACTCAGCTCTCGAGGATCCCAGAGATCGCATCCGGCATCCTCCAGATCACTGAGAGCGCTCAAATCCTCGTCACTACTGGAGATTGCTCACCTG GTTCATCAGGTGTATCACTAGAGTTGGAGCAGATAGAATCACGTGAAGAGGAATACCCGATGACGCGTTCATTTGTGAACCTTCTCACAGCCATGGCTCACTCTGGTGCTAATCTATCAGT CATTGGTGAGGGTGTGCGAGCTCCTGGATTTGATCCATACCTCACGTTCACTGTCGAGTCGGTCTTTCTCAAGTTTTCAACGCGAGCCTATGGAAGAAAGGAAGAAAAATGGGAG GTTGCATCATCTTGCCTCAAATTATTCAACAAGTTGATCACGACCTATCAACCTCACCCTGATCATTTCAACGTCAACAAAACTGGTTTGCCGGCTGACGTCATGCTCGACCGCACACAGCTGATGCACGACGCCGGGCCGTTTTCAAAGATCCGACCACCAGCGTTTCATCTTTTACTTTATGTTTACAACCAGGGAAACTTTTTCAAAACCGTAAGTCAATTTTAA
- the LOC104265805 gene encoding collagen alpha-1(I) chain-like isoform X1 codes for MKAVTLLLTVIAVIFTVEVTATSQNQYMVCRSVERLPYTIQETLQSNATGTRGPIGLPGKKGPRGTKGPIGFPGVKGLPGPRGLEGPKGSQGSKGPPGHRGNSGAKGLQGLKGSQGPNGLSGPRGVQGITGVKGSKGAPGPRGVTGPRGLQGPKGVQGPRGLQGLPGLKGSKGASGATGAAGPKGLKGSRGVIGPKGLKGARGVNGPRGPKGIKGVGGAMGPKGSMGPKGKQGIKGRAGSSANVNWAEVDRRIQRALQNYVPTTTTVAPTTTKSAVARCREDKGAWYRGRCMRAPRWARG; via the exons ATGAAGGCTGTGACATTGTTGCTGACAGTTATAGCAGTGATTTTCACTGTAGAGGTGACTGCTACAAGTCAAAACCAGTACATGGTATGTAGGTCAGTGGAAAGACTGCCATACACCATTCAAGAGACATTGCAATCCAATGCAACTGGAACAAGAGGACCGATAGGTTTACCGGGGAAGAAAGGACCCAGGGGTACTAAGGGTCCTATAGGTTTCCCTGGAGTCAAGGGTTTACCAGGACCCAGAGGTTTAGAGGGACCTAAAGGTTCACAGGGATCTAAGGGTCCACCAGGACACAGAGGCAACTCAGGTGCTAAAGGTTTACAAGGACTTAAAGGTTCGCAAGGACCTAATGGTTTAAGTGGTCCTAGGGGTGTACAAGGTATTACTGGTGTGAAAGGATCAAAAGGTGCACCAGGGCCCAGAGGTGTAACGGGTCCTAGGGGTTTACAAGGACCTAAGGGTGTTCAAGGACCCCGTGGTTTACAAGGTCTTCCTGGTTTAAAAGGATCCAAAGGTGCATCGGGAGCTACAGGTGCCGCAGGACCTAAAGGTTTAAAAGGATCCAGAGGCGTAATAGGTCCTAAAGGTTTAAAAGGAGCTAGAGGTGTGAATGGACCAAGGGGACCAAAAGGAATAAAAGGTGTTGGAGGTGCCATGGGCCCAAAGGGTTCAATGGGACCAAAAGGGAAACAAGGTATAAAGGGACGTGCTGGTTCATCTGCTAATGTGAACTGGGCAGAGGTTGACCGAAGAATACAAAGGGCATTGCAGAATTATGtgccaacaacaacaactgtagcacccacaacaacaaaaagtgCAGTAGCTAGATGCA GAGAGGACAAGGGTGCTTGGTATCGTGGTCGTTGCATGCGGGCACCTAGATGGGCGCGTGGATAA
- the LOC104265805 gene encoding collagen alpha-1(X) chain-like isoform X2 codes for MKAVTLLLTVIAVIFTVEVTATSQNQYMVCRSVERLPYTIQETLQSNATGTRGPIGLPGKKGPRGLEGPKGSQGSKGPPGHRGNSGAKGLQGLKGSQGPNGLSGPRGVQGITGVKGSKGAPGPRGVTGPRGLQGPKGVQGPRGLQGLPGLKGSKGASGATGAAGPKGLKGSRGVIGPKGLKGARGVNGPRGPKGIKGVGGAMGPKGSMGPKGKQGIKGRAGSSANVNWAEVDRRIQRALQNYVPTTTTVAPTTTKSAVARCREDKGAWYRGRCMRAPRWARG; via the exons ATGAAGGCTGTGACATTGTTGCTGACAGTTATAGCAGTGATTTTCACTGTAGAGGTGACTGCTACAAGTCAAAACCAGTACATGGTATGTAGGTCAGTGGAAAGACTGCCATACACCATTCAAGAGACATTGCAATCCAATGCAACTGGAACAAGAGGACCGATAGGTTTACCGGGGAAGAAAGGACCCAGGG GTTTAGAGGGACCTAAAGGTTCACAGGGATCTAAGGGTCCACCAGGACACAGAGGCAACTCAGGTGCTAAAGGTTTACAAGGACTTAAAGGTTCGCAAGGACCTAATGGTTTAAGTGGTCCTAGGGGTGTACAAGGTATTACTGGTGTGAAAGGATCAAAAGGTGCACCAGGGCCCAGAGGTGTAACGGGTCCTAGGGGTTTACAAGGACCTAAGGGTGTTCAAGGACCCCGTGGTTTACAAGGTCTTCCTGGTTTAAAAGGATCCAAAGGTGCATCGGGAGCTACAGGTGCCGCAGGACCTAAAGGTTTAAAAGGATCCAGAGGCGTAATAGGTCCTAAAGGTTTAAAAGGAGCTAGAGGTGTGAATGGACCAAGGGGACCAAAAGGAATAAAAGGTGTTGGAGGTGCCATGGGCCCAAAGGGTTCAATGGGACCAAAAGGGAAACAAGGTATAAAGGGACGTGCTGGTTCATCTGCTAATGTGAACTGGGCAGAGGTTGACCGAAGAATACAAAGGGCATTGCAGAATTATGtgccaacaacaacaactgtagcacccacaacaacaaaaagtgCAGTAGCTAGATGCA GAGAGGACAAGGGTGCTTGGTATCGTGGTCGTTGCATGCGGGCACCTAGATGGGCGCGTGGATAA
- the LOC100185330 gene encoding nuclear pore complex protein Nup205 produces MQQAWLLRTVAIELYSLSLKRQRVNAERILKVLFSSDSCNLIGSTLNASRLLNQSSDVTNLTTRALAGDVSVTQHSMSVLDASASVAMSSQRKELSKMLKTFGVLDLVQEFPNPLTLEQFIPSIVEQAISSCEATNEHGIIQCDVKALHNILEASCTTLSSSEDANRKQLAIADMQNILQNAMDRNMTRETVHAKLSFLTGWRHTLEVALTACPVDLLSKEARQEVLLSTLQHLVNTARSSDATQELTSPIAGIVLMIIVQIRASFFGDADPNITLDGSISAYETKQEISLASVAPLQVVVRGAMEWLLQAGLPAKVRTHLYTALLYYLQLCQKPNDSDKKKSRHGNLMLLASSEDIYARLNRDNLQLLQEYGDTFMDLLCKDASSGYGVCRVLAFACLDAIHQIDTHQTWLQYMVKNGYMAHIAHSFSQEDASLQESLDPNQDTPRSVFIYEQKMALLCSIAETQGGARAIIDCGILTQLAECNFLQMRPESNDSELGSSALSRYQQLLFPTFHLCSALLATLGGQSHHEVSALVLQFLLSHVNPIVNSVLKSQAIHTDIQALTELKLLTSILSETAGQDFSDPTMYPSIPTPVLLDIQGHLMRIQRQMLFLLPSFFLTDQLLKDLETKSKEEGSDFGQILTLIHEIGSNILTYARVVVAARSPDADSTFLLFSPSLAESSFGNPGYDDHRRQPALGALMRILHTCVSRFIAQRDSMSQQEWKISNIETLSSQDLNEVINGGTPQTMSRAQEKKVAEFILKQSVQQKTHLLECLYNVLENCLLLLWQHVDYYVLRAVPTETANANILFPSRNQSDTHQRSLRKLQEFSESFVGHSSQTEFGSNFSTPKSAGLRKETIVQLKMELASSLPDHFLKKLTNIEIPTKGTAASFMQPIVRRLQHIVKLH; encoded by the exons ATGCAGCAAGCATGGTTATTAAGGACAGTTGCTATCGAGTTATATTCACTCTCGTTGAAACGACAACGTGTGAATGCAGAGAGGATACTGAAG GTACTGTTTTCTTCCGATTCATGCAATCTGATTGGCTCAACTTTAAACGCATCGCGTTTGCTTAACCAATCAAGCGACGTGACAAACTTAACAACAAGAGCGCTCGCTGGAGATGTTTCAGTAACCCAACACTCGATGTCAGTGTTGGACGCCTCAGCGTCGGTAGCAATGTCTTCGCAACGAAAAGAATTGTCAAAAATGCTGAAAACCTTCGGTGTATTGGATCTAGTGCAG GAATTCCCGAACCCGTTAACCTTGGAACAATTCATTCCTTCAATTGTAGAACAAGCCATCAGTTCATGTGAAGCAACCAACGAACATGGGATCATACAATGTGATGTCAAG GCTCTACACAATATACTAGAAGCCAGCTGTACTACTTTGTCCAGCTCAGAGGATGCAAACAGAAAACAACTTGCCATTGCAGACATGCAG aATATTCTTCAAAATGCGATGGACCGAAACATGACAAGAGAAACCGTTCATGCGAAGCTTTCATTTCTCACTGGGTGGCGCCACACACTTGAAGTTGCGTTAACAGCATGTCCGGTTGATCTGTTAAGCAAGGAAGCAAGACAAGAG GTGCTTCTCTCCACATTACAACATCTGGTCAACACTGCCAGAAGCAGTGATGCCACGCAGGAATTAACTTCCCCAATTGCTGGCATCGTGCTCATGATCATTGTACAAATACGAGCCAGTTTTTTTGGTGATGCTGACCCAAA TATAACCCTGGATGGAAGTATTTCTgcttatgaaacaaaacaagaaatatcATTGGCCAGTGTTGCACCATTACAG GTTGTAGTAAGGGGTGCAATGGAATGGTTGCTACAAGCAGGCTTACCAGCGAAAGTTCGTACCCATTTATACACGGCTCTGCTCTACTATTTACAACTGTGCCAAAAGCCGAATGACTCCGATAAAAAAA agtcACGTCATGGCAACCTAATGTTACTCGCGTCAAGTGAGGACATCTATGCTCGTTTGAATCGTGACAACCTCCAATTACTACAAGAATATGGAGACACTTTCATGGACTTGCTATGCAAGGATGCCTCCAGTG gttATGGTGTGTGTAGGGTGCTAGCGTTCGCTTGCTTAGATGCAATCCATCAGATTGACACACATCAGACTTGGTTACAATACATGGTGAAGAATGGATACATGGCACATATTGCACacag CTTTAGCCAGGAAGATGCCTCTCTCCAGGAGTCCCTAGATCCCAACCAAGATACTCCTCGCTCTGTGTTCATTTATGAACAGAAGATGGCGCTGTTGTGCTCAATAGCCGAGACACAAGGTGGAGCTAGAGCGATAATTGACTGCGGTATTCTTACTCAACTTGCGGAATGCAACTTCCTACAAATGAGACCGGAATCAAATGACAGTG AATTAGGTTCAAGTGCATTATCCAGATACCAACAACTTCTGTTCCCAACATTCCATCTCTGCTCTGCTCTACTTGCTACTCTAg GTGGACAGTCCCACCATGAAGTGAGTGCTTTGGTTCTTCAATTCCTCCTGTCACATGTTAACCCAATAGTGAACAGTGTTCTCAAGTCACAAGCAATACACACAGATATACAG GCACTCACTGAGTTAAAGTTACTGACCAGTATACTGAGTGAAACTGCTGGTCAGGATTTCTCTGATCCAACCATGTACCCTTCCATACCAACCCCTGTTTTGCTGGATATTCAAGGTCACCTTATGAGAATTCAG AGACAGATGCTCTTTCTTCTTCCAAGCTTCTTCCTCACAGATCAGCTCCTTAAAGATCTTGAAACAAAGAGCAAGGAAGAGGGAAGTGACTTTGGGCAG ATTCTCACACTTATTCATGAAATTGgttcaaatatattaacatacGCACGGGTGGTTGTAGCTGCCAGGTCACCAGACGCTGACTCCACATTTTTGCTTTTCTCACCGAGTCTTGCTGAGTCATCCTTCGGCAATCCAGGTTATG ATGACCATCGTCGACAACCTGCATTAGGTGCGCTGATGCGTATCTTGCATACCTGTGTTTCACGGTTCATCGCACAACGAGATTCAATGAGTCAGCAAGAATGGAAAATCTCCAACATTGAGACTTTGTCCTCGCAGGACTTAAATGAG GTAATCAATGGAGGAACCCCCCAGACTATGTCTCGAGCTCAGGAGAAAAAAGTTGCAGAGTTTATCCTAAAACAAAGTGTGCAACAAAAA aCTCATCTTCTTGAATGTTTGTACAATGTTCTTGAAAATTGTTTGCTGTTATTGTGGCAACATGTTGATTATTATGTGCTCCGTGCCGTGCCCACAGAAACAGCAAATGCAAATATTCTTTTCCCATCTAGAAATCAATCAGACACGCATCAGCGCTCACTACGCAAGTTACAAG AGTTTTCAGAAAGTTTTGTTGGGCATTCTTCACAAACTGAGTTTGGTTCTAATTTTTCAACTCCAAAATCAGCAGGCTTGCGTAAAGAAACTATTGTTCAG TTAAAGATGGAGCTTGCATCTTCACTACCTGATCATTTCTTAAAGAAGCTTACCAACATAGAAATTCCAACCAAGGGAACAGCTGCTAGTTTTATGCAACCAATAGTTCGCCGTCTGCAGCATATTGTAAAACTTCATTAG
- the LOC113474061 gene encoding uncharacterized protein LOC113474061 produces MRITVPVRILRFAVGRNHLSRLLIYKQHAYRSFSLSSLHEVQENENYSDFSKSVSHPSKASLADHVGDMSYSEDEGYKLSNILGLSVAFLGCMLVGYAIFFSNYDLELEEKLCETVPGYRDEMSKRPGYVKNIELLQEKRRNEKLSRNN; encoded by the coding sequence ATGCGAATTACAGTTCCCGTACGTATTTTACGTTTTGCCGTAGGCCGCAACCATCTTTCAAGACTATTAATCTATAAACAACATGCCTATCGTTCGTTCTCATTATCTTCCCTTCACGAAGttcaagaaaatgaaaactatAGCGATTTTTCCAAAAGTGTTTCCCACCCATCAAAAGCAAGCTTAGCTGATCATGTCGGTGATATGTCTTATTCTGAAGACGAAGGATACAAACTTAGTAACATTCTCGGTCTTTCGGTTGCTTTCCTTGGCTGCATGCTCGTCGGCTACGCGATATTTTTCAGCAACTATGATTTAGAACTAGAGGAGAAATTATGTGAAACTGTGCCTGGATATCGCGATGAAATGAGTAAAAGACCTGgctatgttaaaaatattgaactaTTACAGGAAAAACGAAGGAACGAAAAGTTATCACGAAACAATTAA
- the LOC100177420 gene encoding uncharacterized protein LOC100177420 has product MPAECITGRLVTAGSPISVPATKEKKTVLRRRSKKRDLYSTNSMASTAFVPSLQKMPKPPRAPRTPRSPRTPRGGSPRRSRSAMEYDAGLDGHQQTYVLSHAMMNTLQKTMMGSSGKSFTSPGDKIGFHGPRKPLLLSYPTAPSNLGRVIYVNRYSPRQSRSRSPGRRNVSGTPDQPHGTLPEPNKESKEFMRLSYNLRSNEANEQFPGWKKLPQAKTIAPPPTKTEKLIKEKGFILDGIALSNIQDDFAKVQPKLGPAIPPYNSHFDKHVQSYFTYKGLDSTLAKTMQTRERSESLQGRNVDRFHNIGVGFEYLSRRNRSGAGYSRDLVDGHDQFLSEARPMSSYNGRYGFRRNTPLLRNCPSPFGLASRSSPF; this is encoded by the exons ATGCCAGCTGAATGTATTACTGGCCGACTCGTCACTGCTGGTAGTCCCATATCAGTGCCTGCGacaaaagaaaagaaaactgttttaagACGAAGGTCAAAGAAGCGAGATTTATATTCAACCAACAG CATGGCTAGCACAGCATTCGTCCCTTCGCTCCAAAAAATGCCCAAACCGCCCAGGGCTCCACGGACCCCAAGATCTCCACGTACACCCCGCGGCGGGTCACCACGTAGGTCACGGTCAGCAATGGAGTATGATGCAGGGTTGGATGGTCATCAACAAACTTACGTTCTATCTCATGCGATGATGAACACACTACAG AAAACGATGATGGGAAGCAGTGGAAAGTCTTTCACGAGTCCAGGCGACAAAATTGGTTTCCATGGACCAAGAAAGCCACTTCTGCTTTCCTACCCTACCGCTCCAAGCAACCTCGGCAG AGTGATTTATGTGAATCGGTATTCACCCCGTCAGAGCAGGAGTCGATCACCAGGTCGCAGAAATGTTTCGGGGACACCAGACCAACCCCATGGTACACTGCCGGAGCCAAACAAGGAATCCAAAGAATTTATGAGATTGTCGTACAATCTTAGATCT AACGAAGCGAATGAACAATTCCCAGGTTGGAAAAAACTTCCCCAAGCGAAGACGATCGCTCCTCCCCCGACAAAAACTGAGAAACTTATCAAAGAAAAAGGATTTATATTAGATGGGATAGCTCTCAGCAACATACAA GATGATTTCGCCAAAGTGCAACCAAAGTTGGGACCTGCAATACCCCCCTACAACTCTCACTTCGACAAGCACGTACAAAGCTACTTTACCTACAAAGGACTAGATAGCACGTTGGCCAAAACCATGCAG ACAAGAGAACGCAGCGAGTCTTTGCAAGGAAGAAATGTTGACAGGTTTCATAACATCGGTGTTGGATTCGAATATTTATCGAGGCGAAACCGCTCAGGGGCAG gttACTCGAGGGATCTAGTCGATGGGCATGATCAATTTCTTAGCGAGGCTCGTCCTATGAGTAGCTACAATGGAAGATACGGTTTCCGTCGCAACACCCCTCTTTTACGCAACTGTCCCTCACCATTTGGTCTCGCAAGTCGATCTTCTCCGTTCTAA
- the LOC100175093 gene encoding solute carrier family 43 member 3-like — protein MKIQRVVSVVTGILEALCFDGVIFGWASLSYVLEKEGYFGQSCMNEINNGNGSDFVTSTFGYFNATTAVPEGIGTCSKQKEDLSLVFTISSTMQVYIGLVNGIVMDTYGTWIARTANVTLFLIGCFLTAASSADTSWYLYISMAMISVGGFNLHICNMQTGNLFPKAKATIITFINGAFDSAASVLLLFKLLYDLGIQMNVCFFVLGAFSVLLYVRTFLLLPRRTLPVLTDDSNLKFGYNELPCCAKTTDTEVNTEEETDDKSMDVSETKTVKACVLSVLFWSNLMHLVINQFRKSFFISSFTSFIDSLVEIHGGNANTYIDVFGILQFLGVFLAPLNGVLIDTVKRRFTRKMPKEIATLYAVAFSAAATSIFSTIYSITSVIPVLELQYFTFVIYVLGRAFLYGGNSAFISLVFPAVHFGKIYGLSMAIGGLFQLLQYPVFILVSRVFNNDFTVINAVLCGLCAISIIHPINIYVRARKMLKTYKKEDNLLNTADSAAVETTDVIKIELSTKNNMKTTNV, from the coding sequence ATGAAAATCCAGCGAGTTGTATCCGTTGTTACTGGAATTCTGGAAGCACTGTGCTTTGACGGAGTAATTTTTGGTTGGGCATCACTGAGCTATGTTTTGGAAAAGGAAGGCTACTTCGGGCAATCATGCATGAAtgaaattaacaacggtaatGGTTCGGATTTCGTGACAAGTACCTTCGGTTACTTTAACGCGACGACTGCCGTCCCGGAAGGAATAGGAACATGTAGCAAACAAAAGGAAGACCTGAGTCTTGTTTTTACTATTTCTTCAACTATGCAAGTCTACATAGGTTTGGTAAACGGTATAGTTATGGACACATATGGTACATGGATTGCGAGAACGGCTAACGTAACTTTGTTCTTAATCGGTTGCTTTCTCACTGCTGCCTCTAGCGCCGATACTTCTTGGTACCTTTATATTTCTATGGCGATGATATCAGTAGGCGGATTTAACCTTCATATCTGTAACATGCAGACCGGTAATCTGTTTCCAAAGGCCAAAGCTACcataattacatttataaacgGTGCTTTTGATTCAGCCGCTTCGGTTCTCTTACTGTTTAAGCTGCTTTACGATCTCGGAATACAAATGAACGtttgtttctttgttcttGGCGCATTTTCGGTGCTTCTTTATGTAAGAACATTTCTTTTGCTGCCACGTCGTACGTTGCCTGTCCTAACCGATGATTCGAACCTTAAGTTTGGCTAcaatgagttaccatgttgcGCCAAAACTACGGATACGGAAGTCAATACCGAAGAAGAAACTGACGACAAATCAATGGACGTTTCCGAAACAAAAACGGTCAAAGCTTGTGTTCTGTCTGTCTTGTTTTGGTCGAATCTaatgcacttggtgataaatCAGTTCCGAAAAAGCTTCTTTATTAGTAGTTTTACTTCTTTTATTGACAGTCTTGTTGAGATACATGGTGGCAATGCTAACACCTATATTGACGTTTTTGGCATTCTGCAGTTTCTTGGCGTTTTTCTAGCCCCATTGAACGGCGTATTAATCGATACTGTGAAGCGGCGATTCACTCGAAAAATGCCGAAAGAAATTGCCACCCTTTACGCAGTTGCTTTTTCTGCAGCAGCGACCAGCATTTTCTCAACAATATATTCCATCACCTCTGTAATTCCGGTGCTGGAACTTCAGTATTTCACGTTTGTAATTTACGTCCTTGGTCGCGCGTTTTTATACGGTGGTAACTCAGCCTTTATAAGTCTGGTTTTTCCTGCCGTCCATTTTGGCAAGATCTATGGTCTCTCGATGGCAATCGGCGGACTATTTCAGCTGTTGCAGTATCCGGTCTTCATCTTGGTTTCTCGGGTGTTTAACAACGATTTTACGGTCATCAATGCAGTTTTGTGTGGCCTCTGTGCCATTTCAATAATTCATCCCATCAATATATACGTTAGGGCGCGAAAAATGCtgaaaacttataaaaaagaaGACAATCTATTAAATACCGCGGATTCTGCTGCTGTGGAGACAACTGACGTAATTAAAATCGAGTTATCAACCAAGAACAACatgaaaacaacaaatgtGTGA
- the LOC108949630 gene encoding collagen alpha-1(I) chain-like, which yields MVGVTLLILAAVTFTAESTVRNQYIVCRSVEGIYDPNQEIQQSNATSVRGPMGRPGKRGPRGLQGPKGSQGPLGMLGPKGLQGPIGLQGPVGLQGPKGLQGPSGPKGIKGSKGSQGLKGTRGQKGARGPSGSASINWAEVDRRIRFQTRLSRRRILCRGTCYRPGK from the exons ATGGTTGGAGTTACGTTGCTGATACTTGCTGCAGTGACTTTCACTGCAGAGTCAACTGTTCGAAACCAGTACATAGTTTGTAGGTCAGTAGAAGGTATTTATGATCCAAACCAAGAAATACAGCAATCCAATGCGACGAGTGTACGAGGTCCCATGGGTAGACCGGGTAAAAGGGGTCCTAGGGGTTTGCAGGGACCAAAAGGCTCACAAGGACCTTTGGGTATGCTAGGGCCAAAAGGTTTACAAGGACCCATAGGTTTGCAAGGACCGGTGGGTCTACAAGGTCCAAAAGGCCTACAAGGACCCAGCGGGCCCAAGGGTATAAAAGGATCAAAAGGTTCACAAGGGCTCAAGGGAACAAGGGGGCAAAAGGGTGCAAGGGGACCTTCTGGATCAGCTTCTATAAATTGGGCAGAGGTGGATAGAAGAATCCGCTTCCAAACAAGGTTAAGCAGAAGACGAATTCTTTGCA GAGGAACATGCTATAGGCCGGGAAAGTAA